The Flammeovirga agarivorans genome has a window encoding:
- a CDS encoding ParA family protein: protein MNTEKVIHFIKQNKLLNVSELERQAKIPTNSLRKALSGTQGLKQQHVEELERLLTPLGYKNSTDVNIISVLNNKANSGKTTTTLNLGKALAMKGKKVLLIDADPQSALSEYAKNKVDVDFYHLIQHPSTEKDKIITPMGEHLDMITSSIQLDIANIEYGMGGLSGIYQIRNAFTHFSFLYDYILIDCPSSFNAISISAVLASTDLIIPVHPESYNTQGLSTMTKMITSVRDINTSLGNPHILFTGIKSSNSSHKSFLKHINDSLKSDFNVFDTIIHHTIGFEGTVTSKQNIFDYAPTSRGCKDFEQLASEIL from the coding sequence ATGAATACAGAAAAGGTCATTCACTTTATTAAGCAGAATAAATTACTTAATGTTTCTGAATTAGAGCGACAAGCAAAGATTCCAACGAATTCTCTTAGAAAGGCACTGAGTGGAACACAAGGATTAAAACAACAACATGTAGAGGAGTTAGAAAGGCTTCTAACTCCATTAGGCTATAAAAATTCGACGGATGTAAATATCATTTCTGTTTTAAACAATAAGGCTAATTCTGGTAAAACCACTACCACATTAAACTTAGGAAAGGCTTTAGCCATGAAAGGGAAAAAGGTATTGCTTATAGATGCTGATCCGCAATCTGCTTTGAGTGAATATGCTAAAAATAAGGTTGACGTTGATTTCTATCATTTGATCCAACACCCATCTACAGAAAAAGATAAAATCATTACACCTATGGGAGAACACCTAGATATGATCACATCTTCAATACAATTGGATATTGCCAATATTGAATATGGAATGGGTGGCTTATCTGGAATATATCAAATCAGAAATGCCTTTACTCACTTTAGCTTCCTTTATGATTATATTCTAATTGATTGTCCGTCATCTTTCAATGCAATAAGTATATCTGCAGTATTAGCCTCAACTGACCTTATCATTCCTGTACATCCTGAAAGTTATAATACACAAGGGTTATCAACCATGACAAAAATGATTACATCGGTAAGGGATATCAATACATCTTTAGGGAACCCGCATATACTGTTTACAGGAATCAAGAGTTCAAATTCATCACATAAATCCTTTTTAAAACATATCAATGATAGTCTAAAGAGTGACTTCAATGTATTTGATACGATCATTCATCATACCATTGGGTTTGAGGGCACAGTGACTTCTAAACAAAACATCTTTGACTATGCTCCAACTTCAAGAGGTTGTAAAGACTTTGAACAATTAGCTAGTGAAATCTTATAA
- a CDS encoding nucleotide triphosphate diphosphatase NUDT15 — MDRPKVGVGVIILNKEGKVLIGKRKGSHAPYYSIPGGHLENGETFEEAAIKEVEEETGLHIEHPEVISVTNNLKTYKEFHTHYISVILLVKDFVGEPKIMEPDKCESWGWYTPTNLPLPHFDASEMGIQCYLKNSFYLKDHS, encoded by the coding sequence ATGGATAGACCTAAAGTAGGAGTTGGTGTTATTATTCTGAATAAAGAAGGTAAGGTACTTATAGGAAAGAGAAAAGGGAGCCATGCTCCTTATTATTCAATTCCAGGAGGGCATCTAGAAAATGGTGAGACATTTGAAGAGGCTGCGATAAAAGAAGTGGAAGAAGAAACCGGTTTACACATTGAACACCCGGAGGTAATTAGTGTAACCAACAATCTAAAAACATACAAAGAATTTCATACGCATTATATCTCTGTGATTTTACTCGTTAAAGACTTCGTTGGAGAACCTAAAATTATGGAACCAGACAAATGCGAATCTTGGGGATGGTATACTCCTACTAATTTACCATTACCTCATTTTGATGCCAGTGAAATGGGAATTCAATGCTATTTGAAGAACTCATTCTATCTGAAAGATCACAGCTAA
- a CDS encoding DUF4345 family protein, with the protein MEIFKIVVLSLSGALLIFGGIMRVFNPIKSYCLKSYSDNPNLQLEGEEDIFNEMRGGGAVTVIGGLFVLLGVFVSSIELSSIMVAIVLYLGFATGRLLSIGLDGKPNTQIIQGTMAELLFGVLNVISLISILFS; encoded by the coding sequence ATGGAAATTTTTAAAATTGTAGTTCTTTCTTTATCTGGTGCTTTATTAATTTTTGGAGGTATCATGAGAGTGTTTAATCCCATCAAATCGTATTGTCTAAAATCCTATTCCGATAATCCTAACCTACAGTTGGAAGGAGAAGAAGATATTTTTAATGAAATGAGAGGTGGAGGTGCTGTAACTGTTATCGGAGGCTTGTTTGTACTTTTAGGAGTGTTCGTTTCATCAATAGAACTGTCATCTATTATGGTTGCTATTGTTTTGTATTTAGGCTTTGCCACAGGTCGACTCTTAAGTATTGGCTTAGATGGTAAACCCAATACACAGATTATTCAAGGAACTATGGCCGAATTATTATTTGGAGTGCTTAATGTTATATCCTTAATCAGTATCCTTTTTAGCTAG
- a CDS encoding helix-turn-helix domain-containing protein, translating to MIGDNIVKLRKKNNMQQKELAQLIDISVQGLIKWEKGKVEIPYSGLSKISDIFQVPLDYIVKGEPSKVISFINSKGGNTKSSLLRQIAVGIATLRPTAKVLCIDTDPQQTLMMYAENGSVDNIDVIAFDSNSIAVSEKYRKLIEDNQYNYDYILVDTAGYVAVTDLLTSIIANSDVIVPITLNETALGPTISSISNIADVRDSLDLPTKIIGIRNRVNRTVKESKMPFELNGYLGLTLLNSFLPDAIRYQRDTNFDQLNPTDEVKAVVKELLPVID from the coding sequence ATGATCGGAGATAACATCGTCAAACTTCGTAAAAAGAACAATATGCAGCAGAAAGAGTTAGCTCAGCTAATCGATATTTCTGTTCAAGGTCTTATCAAATGGGAAAAAGGTAAAGTAGAGATACCGTATTCAGGTTTATCTAAGATCTCTGATATCTTTCAGGTACCATTAGATTATATTGTCAAGGGAGAGCCTTCGAAAGTTATTTCATTTATTAACTCAAAAGGAGGAAACACTAAGTCCTCTTTACTTCGTCAGATTGCTGTTGGTATTGCCACATTAAGACCTACTGCAAAAGTCTTGTGTATTGATACAGATCCACAACAAACTTTAATGATGTACGCTGAAAATGGTTCAGTAGATAACATTGATGTAATTGCTTTCGATTCTAACTCTATCGCTGTATCAGAGAAGTACCGCAAATTAATTGAAGATAATCAGTACAATTATGATTATATCCTTGTTGATACAGCAGGGTATGTAGCTGTTACTGATTTATTGACAAGTATTATTGCGAATTCTGATGTCATTGTTCCTATCACTCTAAATGAAACAGCTTTGGGGCCAACTATTTCGAGTATCAGTAACATTGCAGATGTTAGAGATTCATTGGATTTGCCAACTAAAATTATTGGTATTAGAAATCGTGTCAACAGAACAGTAAAAGAATCAAAGATGCCTTTCGAACTAAATGGTTATTTAGGTCTTACTTTGTTAAATTCTTTCTTACCGGATGCAATTAGATACCAAAGAGATACTAACTTTGACCAGTTAAATCCAACTGATGAAGTAAAAGCAGTAGTAAAAGAGCTTTTACCCGTGATTGATTAA
- a CDS encoding GNAT family N-acetyltransferase encodes MQESLQFKYIETTDVFYQAGVDIRIDCFFKNMPEADSLINDAFEHESLHLVCLNSENTVLGTGRLHQVENTAVISQMAIHEDYQRKGIGQAILLQLMAKSKSLDIERIELSARETALDFYAKHGFLTEGNKYPSIKTGIIHQKMYLAL; translated from the coding sequence ATGCAAGAATCACTTCAATTTAAATATATAGAGACTACAGATGTATTCTATCAAGCTGGGGTAGATATTAGAATAGATTGTTTCTTCAAAAATATGCCTGAGGCAGATAGTCTGATCAACGATGCTTTTGAACATGAAAGTTTACATCTTGTTTGTCTAAATTCTGAGAATACAGTTTTAGGAACTGGCAGACTTCATCAAGTGGAAAATACGGCTGTGATATCTCAAATGGCGATCCATGAAGATTACCAAAGAAAGGGTATTGGACAAGCTATATTATTGCAGCTTATGGCTAAATCAAAATCACTTGATATTGAGAGAATAGAATTAAGTGCAAGAGAAACAGCTTTAGACTTTTATGCAAAACATGGTTTCCTCACTGAAGGAAATAAATACCCCTCAATAAAAACAGGAATCATTCATCAGAAGATGTACTTAGCTCTTTAA
- a CDS encoding ParB/RepB/Spo0J family partition protein: MLNLDKFKKKEEEKHKQGMTSLREKESSEKLTQVDYKSPGSFHIEPEYRELIRKQTADEAQNFEKSIKEEGVREPILYWTHTLRDDSGKARVVHTVVDGHHRCEAAIKLGLEYVPSKELKFNSHNDVRIWMLRNQLGRRNIGDAEKITIALQLTEFLGVEAKERKKRQVESFNKGQKTQTEAKAKVKEEVKEKSEDELELQAFKDTLNMDPSGRINRAEEAAKIAGVSTKNVTKMKKIIEKGGENIVRSVIDGDLSIHKAWTDIRASEKDEKGKSKVKAKPSKAALTPKVIQSLLHTSGVVKAIGKVGYAFRYQDEAFDAIQLNELSFKQHNDFNIRFVEDGKEVRQSKNIEAVQFVKLNSQDIFPLIIGYQYISTADDLKYISSLNELATFCHKFYVVVNVDLAKEAIAQVKSENMVVGVITIDKEHKVEVVHESHYIMIEEHKELQMMREGIYRQL; the protein is encoded by the coding sequence ATGCTCAATTTAGATAAGTTTAAAAAGAAAGAAGAAGAAAAACATAAGCAGGGGATGACCTCTCTTCGCGAGAAAGAATCTTCTGAAAAACTAACACAAGTAGATTATAAATCTCCTGGATCTTTCCATATTGAACCAGAATACAGAGAACTCATCAGAAAGCAAACTGCCGATGAGGCTCAGAATTTTGAGAAATCAATTAAAGAAGAAGGAGTACGTGAACCTATTTTATATTGGACTCATACATTAAGAGATGATTCTGGTAAAGCTAGAGTAGTTCATACTGTAGTAGATGGTCACCATAGATGTGAAGCAGCTATCAAATTAGGTTTAGAATATGTTCCTAGTAAAGAGTTGAAGTTCAATTCTCATAATGATGTGAGAATATGGATGCTTAGAAACCAACTAGGTCGAAGAAATATCGGTGATGCTGAAAAGATTACCATTGCACTACAACTCACAGAATTTTTAGGTGTTGAAGCAAAAGAACGAAAGAAACGTCAAGTTGAATCGTTTAACAAAGGGCAAAAAACACAGACTGAAGCAAAAGCTAAAGTTAAAGAAGAGGTAAAAGAAAAGAGTGAAGACGAATTAGAACTTCAAGCTTTTAAAGATACCTTAAATATGGATCCTAGTGGCAGAATTAATAGAGCAGAAGAAGCTGCAAAAATTGCAGGTGTTTCTACTAAGAATGTGACTAAGATGAAAAAGATCATCGAAAAAGGCGGTGAGAATATTGTCAGATCGGTGATCGATGGAGATTTATCTATCCATAAGGCTTGGACTGATATTCGAGCTTCTGAAAAAGATGAAAAAGGAAAGAGCAAGGTAAAGGCAAAACCTTCAAAAGCGGCATTAACCCCAAAGGTAATTCAATCGCTTTTACACACTTCTGGAGTCGTAAAAGCAATTGGAAAAGTAGGTTATGCTTTTCGTTATCAAGATGAGGCTTTTGATGCCATTCAACTAAATGAATTATCATTTAAGCAGCATAACGATTTTAATATTCGTTTTGTTGAAGATGGGAAAGAGGTACGCCAAAGTAAGAATATCGAAGCGGTTCAGTTTGTAAAATTAAATAGCCAAGATATTTTCCCTTTAATCATAGGATATCAATATATATCGACGGCCGATGATTTAAAGTATATTTCTTCTTTAAATGAATTGGCTACATTCTGTCATAAATTTTATGTTGTTGTAAATGTAGATCTTGCAAAAGAAGCTATAGCACAAGTAAAATCAGAAAATATGGTAGTTGGTGTAATTACTATAGATAAAGAACATAAAGTAGAAGTTGTTCATGAAAGTCATTATATAATGATTGAAGAACATAAAGAACTTCAAATGATGAGAGAAGGAATTTATAGACAACTATAG
- a CDS encoding glycoside hydrolase family 3 protein has product MSLKQKVGQLFQVAAFSNRGEEHKNEILSLIENFHLGGLTFFQGSIDQQIELTKLYQQKSVVPLFINMDAEWGIGMRLSDGLSFPYQMTLGAIQDDQLIYDMGKKIAQQCKALGVSSPLAPVVDVNNNPSNPVINYRSFGENKENVARKGIAYMKGLQSENILDNAKHFPGHGDTATDSHLELPQLNHSNERLHHIELYPFKKLIEEGLSSIMTAHLQIPVWDDADNMPTTVSSKIIKDILTEELQFEGLLITDAMDMQGITNHYKNGEADLKAILAGNHIITNSCDVAAGVQCILDSISSGKLSISLLDDAVTKILAMKRWVGLQNLHTINYSSALHQEDVEAKKLNQKLFDQALTQLGKPLAVDFSKKVAYLNLQIESKTTSTRDNVAHHLKEIKKKKEDILVDGLDTLRVTVFKWKESDSIESLQTTINTLQEFDHIIVSLHGINIKPFNHFDIPAVIRERLFLELPSERITYLHLGNVYGLDEIKGYDRIKSILVTYQDSPYAQKSIMKAFKKELSPIGQLPVSIQHYSTS; this is encoded by the coding sequence ATGAGCCTAAAACAAAAAGTCGGACAGTTATTTCAAGTGGCGGCTTTTTCGAATAGAGGAGAGGAGCACAAAAACGAGATCTTATCTTTGATCGAAAACTTTCATTTAGGCGGACTTACTTTTTTTCAGGGTAGCATTGATCAACAGATTGAGCTAACGAAGTTATACCAACAAAAAAGTGTAGTACCACTGTTTATAAATATGGACGCAGAGTGGGGAATAGGTATGCGATTATCTGATGGTTTATCTTTTCCTTATCAAATGACATTAGGTGCTATCCAGGATGATCAACTCATTTATGATATGGGTAAAAAGATTGCACAACAATGTAAGGCGTTAGGAGTCTCTTCTCCTTTAGCCCCTGTAGTTGATGTTAATAATAATCCATCCAATCCAGTTATTAATTATCGTTCTTTTGGAGAGAATAAAGAAAATGTAGCCCGAAAAGGTATAGCCTATATGAAAGGGTTGCAATCAGAAAATATTCTAGATAATGCCAAACATTTTCCAGGTCATGGTGATACTGCAACGGATTCCCATTTAGAGTTACCACAACTGAATCATTCAAATGAACGGTTACACCATATCGAACTGTATCCTTTTAAAAAATTAATAGAAGAAGGATTAAGTAGTATCATGACTGCTCACTTGCAAATTCCTGTTTGGGATGATGCAGATAATATGCCGACCACTGTTTCATCTAAAATTATAAAAGATATTCTAACAGAGGAGTTACAGTTTGAAGGATTACTAATTACAGACGCGATGGATATGCAAGGCATCACCAACCATTATAAAAATGGAGAAGCCGATTTGAAAGCAATTTTAGCGGGTAATCATATTATTACAAACAGTTGTGATGTAGCAGCAGGAGTACAATGTATTTTAGATAGTATCTCATCTGGTAAATTATCAATTTCTCTACTAGATGATGCTGTAACAAAAATTCTGGCCATGAAACGTTGGGTGGGTTTACAGAATTTACACACAATCAATTATTCTTCTGCACTGCATCAAGAGGATGTCGAAGCCAAAAAACTAAATCAAAAATTATTTGATCAGGCATTAACACAATTGGGTAAACCTTTAGCTGTCGACTTTTCTAAAAAAGTGGCTTACCTCAATTTACAAATTGAAAGTAAAACAACAAGTACTAGAGATAATGTTGCACATCACTTAAAGGAAATCAAGAAAAAGAAAGAAGACATTTTGGTTGATGGTTTAGATACTTTAAGAGTAACTGTTTTCAAATGGAAAGAAAGTGATTCCATTGAAAGTCTACAAACAACTATCAATACTCTACAAGAGTTCGATCATATTATTGTCAGCCTTCATGGTATTAATATCAAACCGTTCAATCATTTTGATATTCCTGCTGTGATTAGAGAAAGACTATTTTTGGAGTTACCTTCCGAAAGAATAACCTATTTACACCTTGGCAATGTTTATGGACTTGATGAAATAAAAGGTTATGATCGTATCAAATCAATTTTAGTTACCTATCAAGATTCACCATATGCTCAGAAGAGTATTATGAAAGCCTTTAAGAAGGAGTTATCACCAATAGGTCAATTACCAGTTTCAATACAACATTATTCAACGTCTTAA
- a CDS encoding replication initiation protein, which translates to MDILNKIRTSSNKVKRHNRFIKAKQKKPLPLVSQKLLLFAFTLNDLTAEDEIEFKVSEFLGRHPGGKDLKQLDFGCDALASAKITLGEADHDSSQFDREYIPLFSKIKLDKTSIKFQFNGNFKNLLSPTGNYTQYLYSSVRHMRSPHAVRMYDLLSQGVGKYNSRKISVEELKSILGLSDSKSYKNFAAFNRSILQKCLKDINENTDLEVRLELIKTGRRCTHLEFFFTKKESEKKKSIAAPNQQNASNQPDSNETMQNSLQQKMKMLQSLGFSREEILRELLKTDVVNEVEETIEVESKVVEEPQPMQSSIDFEFQGKINKLHTRLTELGMAQDIVRLAVQRYQSNPNWKIWPEVNAVKMAQKDGQNFPNVHTLKKWIIGE; encoded by the coding sequence ATGGACATTTTAAATAAAATACGTACCAGTAGTAATAAAGTAAAACGTCATAATCGTTTTATTAAAGCAAAACAGAAGAAACCCCTTCCCTTAGTTTCCCAAAAGTTGCTACTGTTTGCTTTTACACTGAATGATTTAACTGCAGAGGATGAAATAGAATTTAAGGTTTCTGAGTTCTTAGGAAGACATCCTGGAGGTAAAGACCTTAAGCAGCTAGATTTTGGTTGTGATGCATTAGCAAGTGCTAAAATCACTTTAGGAGAGGCAGATCACGACTCTAGTCAATTTGATAGAGAATATATTCCTCTTTTTTCAAAGATAAAGTTGGATAAGACTTCTATTAAGTTCCAGTTTAATGGAAACTTTAAGAACCTTTTATCCCCTACAGGTAATTATACTCAATACTTGTACTCTAGTGTAAGACACATGCGTTCTCCTCATGCAGTGAGAATGTACGATTTGTTATCGCAAGGTGTGGGTAAGTACAATTCAAGAAAGATATCTGTAGAAGAGTTAAAATCTATATTAGGTCTATCAGATTCTAAATCATATAAAAACTTTGCAGCATTTAATCGTTCGATTTTACAGAAATGCTTAAAAGACATCAATGAGAATACTGATTTAGAAGTACGCCTAGAGTTAATAAAAACTGGAAGAAGGTGTACACACTTGGAGTTTTTCTTTACGAAAAAGGAATCAGAGAAAAAGAAAAGTATTGCAGCTCCTAATCAGCAAAATGCTTCAAATCAACCTGATAGTAATGAAACTATGCAAAATTCATTACAGCAGAAGATGAAGATGTTGCAATCTTTAGGATTCTCAAGAGAAGAAATTCTTAGAGAATTATTAAAGACAGATGTTGTGAATGAAGTGGAGGAAACGATAGAGGTAGAATCAAAGGTTGTTGAAGAACCTCAACCTATGCAATCTTCTATAGATTTCGAATTTCAAGGTAAAATAAACAAGTTGCATACTCGTCTTACAGAATTAGGAATGGCTCAAGACATCGTTCGCTTGGCAGTTCAACGATACCAAAGTAATCCGAATTGGAAAATTTGGCCAGAGGTAAATGCGGTGAAGATGGCACAGAAAGATGGTCAGAATTTTCCTAATGTACATACATTGAAAAAATGGATCATTGGAGAATAA
- a CDS encoding M15 family metallopeptidase — protein sequence MKAFIKYSTFTIVILVVTIFSSYLYAPKWTYVKGRTALVWIMTHTVSSQPYATPNGIHPLLEKKLNLLIEKSRKEGINIRLVRGFRDLDTQAKLYAQGRTAPGGIVTNAIPGLSYHNYGWAIDVCPVENGALNWNSKHWNRVGELGEECGLKWGGRWTRLVDKPHFQLKISDIIF from the coding sequence ATGAAAGCATTCATAAAATATTCAACCTTCACCATAGTAATTTTAGTGGTTACTATTTTTTCTTCCTATTTATATGCCCCCAAATGGACCTATGTAAAAGGTAGAACTGCATTGGTATGGATAATGACCCATACGGTGAGCAGTCAGCCGTATGCAACTCCAAATGGTATTCATCCTTTATTAGAAAAGAAGCTGAACCTTTTAATTGAGAAGTCAAGGAAAGAAGGCATCAATATTAGATTGGTCAGGGGTTTTAGAGACTTAGATACTCAAGCAAAGCTTTATGCACAAGGACGAACAGCTCCTGGAGGTATTGTCACTAATGCTATTCCTGGGTTATCGTATCATAATTATGGATGGGCGATCGATGTATGTCCAGTAGAAAATGGAGCATTGAACTGGAATTCCAAACATTGGAATAGGGTAGGTGAACTAGGAGAGGAGTGTGGTTTAAAATGGGGCGGAAGATGGACAAGACTAGTGGATAAACCTCATTTTCAACTCAAAATTTCTGATATTATTTTTTAG